A window from Drosophila nasuta strain 15112-1781.00 chromosome 3, ASM2355853v1, whole genome shotgun sequence encodes these proteins:
- the LOC132788914 gene encoding major facilitator superfamily domain-containing protein 6-B isoform X2 produces the protein MKVNIDKDLVPMKAHYFLFNAGTAPVVPFMPQLATQLGYSSVVVGTMYMILPIIGLIAKPLFGYIADRYHQHRLLFLGGQALTAVAFFLIMFVPAVDQETQFHCHAGVSSIRYCSNYAADTEQQLETHFANRTLSCQMRCQMVPPMWDIVCNNWLQNKTQSCQTNSSKSWIDFDTYISMNDVIDEPMLNGKGRCLNFIIPHDRGVVDAQNVTLYCPKENDIFRPKCQMNCNDSYLEKMLPASRELNMSSAMAKPEFWFFFGMLIISWAGMAVVVSIGDAICFGLLGERHHLYGKQRLCGSLGWGVFAVIAGLLVDAMSKDGSDVKNYTIVFWMTLVILGFDMLASTKLKHTQTHMSSNIWKDVGQMFLSLRCVVFFLWCVAIGLGTALIWNFLFIYLEELAKPFDEGNYIKTLEGLVMGIQCFGGELPLFFLSGWILKRIGHVNAMSLVLFGFGVRFILYSMLQNPWYILPIELLNGVTFGLFYATMASYASIVAPPGTEATMQSLVGAIFEGVGVSIGSQIAGQLFDAVSARTTFEIFGIAAFIIFIIHVCVQMYLQRNVPYENGTVKYFAPTDAMHMLNEQEYTSFTSSVS, from the exons ATGAAGGTTAACATCGATAAGGACTTGGTGCCCATGAAAGCCCATTACTTTCTCTTCAATGCCG GAACCGCACCCGTTGTACCCTTTATGCCACAACTGGCGACGCAGCTGGGATACTCCTCGGTTGTCGTGGGCACCATGTACATGATCTTGCCTATTATTGGACTCATAGCTAAGCCACTTTTTGGCTATATAGCCGATCG TTACCACCAGCATCGCCTCCTTTTCCTGGGCGGACAGGCGCTCACCGCTGTGGCCTTCTTTCTGATCATGTTTGTGCCAGCCGTGGATCAGGAGACGCAGTTCCATTGCCACGCCGGCGTCTCATCCATACGCTACTGTTCCAACTACGCCGCTGACAcggagcagcagctggaaaCACACTTTGCCAATCGAACGTTGAGCTGCCAAATGCGCTGTCAAATGGTGCCTCCAATGTGGGACATTGTGTGCAACAATTGGCTGCAAAACAAGACGCAAAGCTGCCAgacgaacagcagcaaatcGTGGATTGACTTTGACACCTACATCAGCATGAATGACGTCATTGACGAGCCAATGTTGAATGGCAAGGGGAGATGCCTTAACTTTATAATACCACACGACAGGGGCGTGGTAGACGCACAAAATGTGACACTCTATTGTCCCAAGGAGAATGATATATTCCGGCCCAAGTGCCAGATGAACTGCAATGACTCGTACTTGGAGAAAATGTTGCCCGCCAGCCGGGAGCTTAACATGAGCAGTGCGATGGCCAAGCCAGAGTTTTGGTTCTTTTTTGGCATGCTCATCATCAGCTGGGCGGGCATGGCTGTTGTGGTGAGCATTGGCGATGCAATCTGCTTTGGCCTGCTGGGCGAGCGTCATCATCTGTATGGAAAGCAGCGTTTGTGCGGCTCTTTAGGTTGGGGAGTCTTTGCTGTGATCGCTGGTCTGCTTGTGGATGCCATGTCGAAGGACGGTTCAGATGTTAAGAACTACACAATTGTCTTCTGGATGACGCTCGTCATACTGGGCTTCGATATGCTCGCTTCCACCAAATTGAAG CACACTCAGACGCACATGTCGTCCAATATTTGGAAGGATGTGGGCCAAATGTTCCTCTCGTTGCGTTGTGTCGTCTTCTTTCTTTGGTGCGTGGCCATTGGCCTGGGCACTGCGCTTATTTGGAACTTTCTGTTTATCTATTTGGAGGAGCTGGCGAAACCCTTCGATGAGGGAAACTATATAAAGACGCTCGAGGGTCTAGTCATGGGCATCCAGTGCTTTGGTGGTGAGCTGCCGCTCTTCTTTCTGTCCGGCTGGATACTGAAGCGTATTGGACATGTGAATGCTATGAGCCTGGTTCTGTTTGGCTTTGGTGTGCGATTCATACTGTACTCGATGCTCCAGAATCCTTGGTATATACTGCCCATTGAGCTGCTCAATGGTGTCACGTTTGGCCTCTTCTACGCCACCATGGCTTCGTATGCCAGCATTGTGGCGCCTCCAGGCACGGAGGCAACCATGCAG AGTCTTGTGGGTGCCATCTTTGAGGGTGTCGGCGTGTCCATTGGCAGTCAAATTGCCGGCCAGCTCTTTGATGCGGTCAGTGCTCGGACTACGTTTGAGATCTTTGGCATTGCCGCCTTCATTATCTTCATCATTCACGTCTGCGTCCAAATGTATCTGCAGCGCAATGTCCCCTATGAAAATG GCACtgtcaaatattttgcacCGACAGATGCAATGCACATGCTGAATGAACAGGAATATACAAGTTTTACAAGTAGTGTTAGCTAA
- the LOC132788914 gene encoding major facilitator superfamily domain-containing protein 6-A isoform X1 — MKVNIDKDLVPMKAHYFLFNAGTAPVVPFMPQLATQLGYSSVVVGTMYMILPIIGLIAKPLFGYIADRYHQHRLLFLGGQALTAVAFFLIMFVPAVDQETQFHCHAGVSSIRYCSNYAADTEQQLETHFANRTLSCQMRCQMVPPMWDIVCNNWLQNKTQSCQTNSSKSWIDFDTYISMNDVIDEPMLNGKGRCLNFIIPHDRGVVDAQNVTLYCPKENDIFRPKCQMNCNDSYLEKMLPASRELNMSSAMAKPEFWFFFGMLIISWAGMAVVVSIGDAICFGLLGERHHLYGKQRLCGSLGWGVFAVIAGLLVDAMSKDGSDVKNYTIVFWMTLVILGFDMLASTKLKHTQTHMSSNIWKDVGQMFLSLRCVVFFLWCVAIGLGTALIWNFLFIYLEELAKPFDEGNYIKTLEGLVMGIQCFGGELPLFFLSGWILKRIGHVNAMSLVLFGFGVRFILYSMLQNPWYILPIELLNGVTFGLFYATMASYASIVAPPGTEATMQSLVGAIFEGVGVSIGSQIAGQLFDAVSARTTFEIFGIAAFIIFIIHVCVQMYLQRNVPYENGKGRSSTASAPASASASASPPTTVTNTANEMHTDSPTSPKNLDDFRDVDLS; from the exons ATGAAGGTTAACATCGATAAGGACTTGGTGCCCATGAAAGCCCATTACTTTCTCTTCAATGCCG GAACCGCACCCGTTGTACCCTTTATGCCACAACTGGCGACGCAGCTGGGATACTCCTCGGTTGTCGTGGGCACCATGTACATGATCTTGCCTATTATTGGACTCATAGCTAAGCCACTTTTTGGCTATATAGCCGATCG TTACCACCAGCATCGCCTCCTTTTCCTGGGCGGACAGGCGCTCACCGCTGTGGCCTTCTTTCTGATCATGTTTGTGCCAGCCGTGGATCAGGAGACGCAGTTCCATTGCCACGCCGGCGTCTCATCCATACGCTACTGTTCCAACTACGCCGCTGACAcggagcagcagctggaaaCACACTTTGCCAATCGAACGTTGAGCTGCCAAATGCGCTGTCAAATGGTGCCTCCAATGTGGGACATTGTGTGCAACAATTGGCTGCAAAACAAGACGCAAAGCTGCCAgacgaacagcagcaaatcGTGGATTGACTTTGACACCTACATCAGCATGAATGACGTCATTGACGAGCCAATGTTGAATGGCAAGGGGAGATGCCTTAACTTTATAATACCACACGACAGGGGCGTGGTAGACGCACAAAATGTGACACTCTATTGTCCCAAGGAGAATGATATATTCCGGCCCAAGTGCCAGATGAACTGCAATGACTCGTACTTGGAGAAAATGTTGCCCGCCAGCCGGGAGCTTAACATGAGCAGTGCGATGGCCAAGCCAGAGTTTTGGTTCTTTTTTGGCATGCTCATCATCAGCTGGGCGGGCATGGCTGTTGTGGTGAGCATTGGCGATGCAATCTGCTTTGGCCTGCTGGGCGAGCGTCATCATCTGTATGGAAAGCAGCGTTTGTGCGGCTCTTTAGGTTGGGGAGTCTTTGCTGTGATCGCTGGTCTGCTTGTGGATGCCATGTCGAAGGACGGTTCAGATGTTAAGAACTACACAATTGTCTTCTGGATGACGCTCGTCATACTGGGCTTCGATATGCTCGCTTCCACCAAATTGAAG CACACTCAGACGCACATGTCGTCCAATATTTGGAAGGATGTGGGCCAAATGTTCCTCTCGTTGCGTTGTGTCGTCTTCTTTCTTTGGTGCGTGGCCATTGGCCTGGGCACTGCGCTTATTTGGAACTTTCTGTTTATCTATTTGGAGGAGCTGGCGAAACCCTTCGATGAGGGAAACTATATAAAGACGCTCGAGGGTCTAGTCATGGGCATCCAGTGCTTTGGTGGTGAGCTGCCGCTCTTCTTTCTGTCCGGCTGGATACTGAAGCGTATTGGACATGTGAATGCTATGAGCCTGGTTCTGTTTGGCTTTGGTGTGCGATTCATACTGTACTCGATGCTCCAGAATCCTTGGTATATACTGCCCATTGAGCTGCTCAATGGTGTCACGTTTGGCCTCTTCTACGCCACCATGGCTTCGTATGCCAGCATTGTGGCGCCTCCAGGCACGGAGGCAACCATGCAG AGTCTTGTGGGTGCCATCTTTGAGGGTGTCGGCGTGTCCATTGGCAGTCAAATTGCCGGCCAGCTCTTTGATGCGGTCAGTGCTCGGACTACGTTTGAGATCTTTGGCATTGCCGCCTTCATTATCTTCATCATTCACGTCTGCGTCCAAATGTATCTGCAGCGCAATGTCCCCTATGAAAATGGTAAGGGTAGGTCCTCAACAGCCTCTGCCCCAGCTTCGGCTTCCGCTTCCGCCTCGCCGCCCACGACGGTGACTAACACTGCCAATGAAATGCATACTGATAGCCCAACTAGCCCTAAGAACCTTGATGACTTTAGAGACGTCGACTTGAGCTGA
- the LOC132788915 gene encoding general transcription factor IIE subunit 1: MSSTSAAASNAAPAKTEVRYVTEVPSSLKQLARLVVRGFYSQEDALIIDMLVRNPCMKEDDIGELLRFEKKQLRARITTLRTDKFIQIRLKMETGPDGKAQKVNYYFINYKTFVNVVKYKLDLMRKRMETEERDATSRASFKCSMCSKTFTDLEADQLFDTATLEFRCTYCGSIVEEDSAAMPKKDSRLMLAHFNEQLQPLYDLLREVEGIQLAPEVLEPEPVDIDTIRGITKPNAMRPDSMQWSGEATRNQGFAVEETRVDVTIGGDDNSEAVVERKSRPIWMTESTVITDADGSDGNSLSETAQPSSTSGHRSKKENEDIMSVLLQHEKQPGERDAHLKGIHRGSSNANSSDSSDDENDIDNTKIPNVDLDNYINSESEEEDDDVPTVLVGGRPHPLDQVDDNLISQMTPQEKENYIHVYQQHYSHIYD; this comes from the exons atgtCCTCGACGTCAGCGGCCGCATCAAATGCAGCACCCGCCAAAACAGAAGTGCGCTATGTGACAGAAGTGCCCAGCAGTCTGAAACAATTAGCCCGCTTAGTCGTCCGAGGTTTCTACTCACAAGAGGACGCGCTCATCATCGACATGTTGGTGCGGAATCCATGTATGAAGGAGGACGACATCGGCGAGTTGTTGCGCTTCGAAAAGAAACAGCTGCGAGCACGCATAACCACACTGCGCACCGACAAGTTCATACAGATCCGTCTGAAGATGGAGACGGGACCCGATGGCAAGGCGCAAAAAGTCAACTATTACTTTATCAATTACAAAACTTTTGTGAACGTGGTCAAGTACAAATTGGATTTGATGCGGAAGCGCATGGAGACGGAGGAACGCGATGCGACCAGCCGCGCAAGCTTCAAGTGTTCCATGTGCTCCAAAACATTTACTGATCTCGAGGCCGACCAGCTGTTCGACACGGCAACATTGGAGTTTCGCTGTACGTACTGTGGCAGCATTGTGGAGGAAGACAGTGCGGCGATGCCGAAGAAGGATTCACGCCTAATGCTAGCACACTTCAacgagcagctgcagccacTTTACGATCTGTTGCGCGAGGTGGAAGGTATTCAGTTGGCGCCCGAAGTCCTTGAACCCGAACCCGTGGACATCGATACGATACGTGGCATCACAAAACCAAATGCCATGCGGCCGGACAGCATGCAATGGTCGGGTGAGGCGACACGTAACCAAGGCTTCGCTGTTGAGGAGACTCGCGTCGATGTCACCATTGGTGGCGATGACAACTCCGAGGCGGTTGTGGAACGCAAGTCACGTCCGATTTGGATGACAGAGAGCACTGTGATAACCGATGCGGATGGCAGCGATGGCAACTCGCTCAGCGAAACAGCACAACCGTCATCAACGTCCGGGCATCGCAGCAAAAAGGAGAACGAGGACATTATGTCAGTGCTGCTGCAGCACGAGAAACAGCCCGGCGAGCGGGATGCGCATTTGAAAGGCATTCACAGGGGTTCGTCAAATGCCAACTCCAGTGATTCCAGCGATGATGAGAATGACATTGACAACACAAAGATAC CGAATGTTGATCTCGATAACTACATAAACTCAGAGTCAGAGGAAGAGGACGACGATGTGCCCACTGTGCTGGTGGGTGGACGACCGCATCCATTGGATCAGGTGGATGATAATCTAATTTCACAAATGACACCGCAGGAGAAGGAGAATTACATACACGTTTATCAGCAGCACTATAGCCATATATACGACTGA